AGCCAGCACTGCGCTAGATGGGGGCCAGCATTGACCAGAGGCTGGGCGCTGTCCCTCGTGGGTACCTGTCAGGGAGCTTTCTTCATGCTCCCCACTCTCTGTCCTCATATGGCAGCAGCCACCCAGTTCTGACCCTTCTACAGTcacagccaggattcaaacccagaactGCAGGGCTCCAAAGGGGCACAGAGAATTTCAGATGGTTAAATACAAGAGTAATACTTGCATCTAAACAGGAGACTTGATTGTGTCAggccatctcttcatttttttcagggcagggggcagagtcATAGTAACGAGGAGGATGGGGTCCACAGCCTGACTGCCTGGATTTCAATCCCAGCCCCCCCACTTGCTAGCTGACTATCTTGGGCACCAAGAtggtcagtttcttcatttgttaaataGCAAAGCCTACTTCATAGGGCCGCTTGCAGATTCCATGCGATGCAGGTCCAGTGTCCAGCACATGGCCTGACCCACAcagagtgctcaataaatgagtGGTAATATTATTGCAGCTGTTGAGCCAGAATGTGGTGAAGGTAATGATGAGGGGGGCGAGGAGCATCATGAAGGACCTGGAATATCCTATCAAGGGGTTTTGTTTTCTCCTAGAGATGACAGAGAtaattgtgtgtgctcagttgtttcagtcgtgtccgactccttgtgaccccaaggactgcagcccgccaggttcttcctAGCAAGAATTCCctagcaagaatattggagtgggttgccatgccgtcctccaggggatgttcccaacccagaggtccaacctgcatctccaccactgagccgccagggaagcccagagggcgATGGGGGCTTTTAAATAGGGAGCGACACCAGCAGAAACACAAAGATGTTTTAAACCCGGTGGGTGGTGGCACCACTAACCAGTCAGGAGGACCGCAGGCTCCCTGCAATCTGGTGAGTCCTACCACCCTGCTCTCCATACACCATCCTACCTCAGGCCTCTTCAGGTATTGTACCCTCTTCCTGAAATGCTTCCACCCACACAGCAAAGCAGTTCCCTCCCTCACTATCAAACGTAGTTTTTCTTTGGTTTATCTGTTTATCCAGGGACTTTCCCATCAGAATGTCAGCAACATGAGTGCAGAGGCTTGCTCACGGCTGGGTCTTCAGTGCCCCGCTCatggcctggcacacagtaggtactcaatgaaCTTTTGTTGCTTGAATGCTGAGGGGGAGGTTCGGCAGCAGGTGAAGGTTATTTCATCCATCTCCCACCCCCAATCCTGGAATCTGGGCCTCCCCCATCACCCCCAGGTCTTGATGCATCATAAGAACCCCTGTATAGGTGATTATTAGATTACAGAAATTTCAGATCCCTCTTAACTCTAAGTTAATTTTAGTTTAGGAAAAATAAGCTCAGGTGGCCACTGTTCATCCTCAGTCAGTCTGCTGCTTTCTTGGGCTGTCCTGAGGCCCTCCCTTCTCAGTGCTCCCCTGGCCTTTAAACTCTAAGTGGGAAGGGTCATTCCCACTAGCCCGGGGGTGGGTCCTTCTGGCCGGTAACCATCAAGACCAGAAGGAGCTGCTTTTTAACAACCGTCATGGGACACAGACTGTCTAGGGTCACATCCAGCTTCCCCTACTctggctgtgtgtccttggacaaGCTGCCTGACTTCTCTGAACTTGTTTCCTCCCCGAGGATTAAGTGAACTCATTTAAGTAAAAAATCAAGCATGAGGGAGGTACTACTTCTATACCTTTACTAGCGAGGATTTGTGGCTAGGGAAAGGAAGGGAGCTGGGGAGGAAGAAGTGGGGTTCAGGAAGGGGTTCAGCCAGGGGGCAGGGGGTTCAAAGAGAACGAGGAGTTGGGGGCCTTTTCAGGAGACCAGGGCTCCAGGGAGAGATAGCTGTAAGGATAAAGGAAGTGGAATTTCAGCGCAGCACACTGCAGTGCCGGGAAGATGGCAGGCTCCGCAGGCCGTAGGGGGATGCAAACTTCCTCCCATTCTCGTTTCCTGCAGGCGACAGGAACAGCCCCCCGCCCCTTAGCTCAAGGACTGAATGACTGGGAGACGAGATCTGACCGGCAGCTTCTGTGTCTCTTTAATATCCTCCAGGCCCATccaaccctccccctcccccactcccactcccGCCGCCTGCaatggggcggggcgggggggaggcgCGGGtgcaccctcccccagcccaagGACTAAGGCACCAGGTGGCTGCAGCAGGCCGGCCCAGACACAGAGCCGCACACACAGATGGACACACGGACTGCGGACGCAGACAAGCCAGgcgggcagaggggcaggggcagggatcAGGCCGCCGCGGCGCTCGCTCCCACGGGCGCTGGGCCCCTCCTGAAGGCCGTGAGAGGCCCGGACGATCCCAGAAGGGGGACCAGTCGGGAGGACGAGGGGCGCCACGGCGGGGGCGGGATCCTCACTTGCTGCCTTTGCGGGACAGACACCGCGGGAGGCAGGAGAAAGTCTGCTTGACGCGCGCCAGCAGCGGCAGCGGCCGGTGGGCCTCCCGGGGCGAGCGCGGCACCAGGCGCTGCAGGGTCCCCTCCGAGGCCGTGGAGTTGGGCGCCGGGGAAGCGGCCGCGCTCGCCGAGCCCTGCCGGCAGCGCTTGCACAGCGGCAGGAGCGCGCGCACCTCCTCCTCGTCGCGGAAAGGGCTCTCGCCGAAGCGCTCCTCCAGCTGCCGGCGAAGCTGGGGCGGGAAGAGGGGCGGGGTCGGTGCCCGGCCCCGGGGTCCCCTCTCCATCCTCAGGGCTTCTGCTCTTCTACTAGCTCCCAACACCTCGATAAGCCCCTCCCCTTCCTGAGCATCCTCTTAGCTTCCCTTGGGGTCTCCATCCCCCTCACTGAGCCCCGTCTCCCTCCgagtcccttctctctccctgagtcccctccttcccctttgaCACTCCAACTTCCAGACCTACCGAAgtgaccccccaccccacctgtaCAGTGGGACCACACTAAGCCCCCCCCCCAGCCTGCACAACCACCAGCCAGGCCCTCTTCCTTGCCTCTTTCCTAATACAGCCTTGCAGAAAAGTCTCTCTGAACCAGCCTGTCTTCCTACACTGGctgcttctctctctcactttctcttgttccagggaggtgggagggtgggctCAGTCCCTGACATCTCCACGTGCCATCTGCCCAGTGGACACAGGAGAAGGAATTGCTTTGACCCAGGGGTAGAGTAGGGACTGGACAGTTCTCCCCAAAGGAGCCAGAGGCTCAAATGCCTTCAGGTTTCAGGCAGGCAGAGTGGGCATTGCTGGCACTTGGCCAAATTGAAGGGTCCATAATCTGGCCCATGGGTATACACATCCTAagctaaaaagaagaaaacctctGGCTGTCCAAACACCTAGGGGCTAAGTTAGCTCAAGAGCCACAAGTTCAAGACCTCAGAAAAATCTTCTGCCAGGTCTGAAGCACAGGCGAAATTCTTTCCAATCAGTGCTCAGCTCAAGTAAGAAGTCTCGCACCCTTGCCCCAGCCCCTACCCCTGttattgcttagttgctcagtcgtgtccaactctttgcaaccccacgtgtagcccaccaggctcctctgtccatggggtttcccagtcaagaatactggaatgggttgccatatcctcctccaggatttattcccagcccagggattgaacctgcgtcccctgcattggcggattctttaccactgagccgcagCCCCTACCTTCCGGGAACTGCCCCAGCCAAACTCCTCAAGCTGCTGCCTAAAGCCTGGGTTGGGGTTGGCAATGGGCCGGGTGGCCTTGATGGCTTCAAGCACGTCCCTCCAGCTTAGTCCCGTCACAGTCATCACATACGCCGTCACGATGGTGGTGCTTCGGGAGATGCCTGCAAAACTGGGACACCACACCCCCAAGACTTCAGGTTAGGCCCAGTCTCCTCTGTGTCCCCTGGGACAAAATCCACACTCAGCTCTCCTACTTTGCCTCCTGAGCTCCAACTACAAGGAACCTACCAAAACCTGTCTTCTCACATCCAAACTTTGCCTTTGCTATACCCTCTGCCTGGCATGTTTCGTGACCATCTGTGATTTTTCAGGTACTGGAGATATAGTTAGGAATAAAACAGACATGGTCTCTGCCAGCCTGGGGCTTATAGGATGGTTGGGAGAGACAAGACACTAACCAGGGAGACAATTTAAGGTGGTGATAACTGCTTTAAAGATGGATCCAGGGGCTAGGAGATGGTATAGGAAGAGGTATTCATCTAGTGGAAGGGATGTGGAGGATTAGGGAATGGGTTCCTAAAGAAGTGACAACAAGCTGAATCCTGAAAGATGGGTAAGGATTGTTAAGAATATCCCGGCAGTGTACAAAGACCATGTGAGTGGGATCCGGATGGACTTGAAGAATGGAGAGATAGCCAGTGAAGCTGAAGGAAGgcaaggagagagggggagagacagGCTAGAGGAGGTGTCCCTACGTCTGGGGCtcaggcagggcttccctgaagcAAGCATGGTGAGAAGTCATGGGATGAATGACAACAGGGCCAGGGGGTCCTGGGAAAACTCAAAGGTCCCATCTCCCAGCCTGGGGCTCCTCACTGCCCTATACTATAGCTTCCAAGGctggaggggaagagaaggagcCGAAACTACTGGAGGATGCTGAACTACCTGCAGGACTTCACCTATTCCTCCCAATAGCCCATCAGGTCAACAGTCtgtcccccattttacagatgagaaaattgagtctCAGGGAGAAACAGCTATCTGGCCACAGCTGGGGACTGTCAGATGAATGGTGGACTGGCAGGCATGGTGACAGGCTGCAGAAGACCCATCACAGGCTGCACTCCCTGCAGGATGAAGCTGTGTTCAGGATGGAGGACACTCACtttccctccccccacacccctcctAACTCACCAGTGTACAAGGCAGTTTCCCCCATTGAGGCGGCAACAGTGGATGAAGTTGATACATTCCTTGAAGTGCTTTTTGCTAGAGAAGAAAGCAAGAAGGTACTGAGGGCTGGGGGCCGGCACAGGTCTCCAAGAAgctgtccccacccccccacttctGGGATGGCAAGAGACAGACAAAGAGCCCTGGGTCCTCAAGTCAGCTGGCACGTGAGGTGACTAGGGGCCGATGCGGCAGTGCAGGTAGAGAAGTGTGTGTGCAATAATGGTGGCATTTCAGGCGGGGAGAGAGGCCTTGGATGAAATCCCACCACAGAGGCAGGAGCACCTCCTCAACGGGTCCTGTGGATTCTGTTTTCACGGAGGATTCATCTTGATCTTTCAAGGAAATGGGCGGGAGGAGTCCCACCCCTCTGGGGTCTACAATCAGAGCACCTGGGGACAATAACAGTCAGCAGTGGGGTTGGGAGCAAGATTCCCAAGGGGCAGGAGTGTCTGTCTGGGTCCCCCGCAGGCTGGGGGCCCCTACTACTAATAACACAAACAATCTTGCTTTCTGAGCCCCCATTACATTCCAGGCCCTGTCTTAGAGCCTCAGCCTGTACCATCTGATCCTTGAAAGTCTCCTTGATGATGAcagacccccaccccacacacacccattttctctctcagagaggggaagtgatttgtccaaggtcacacagcaagtaaatgGCAAAGCCTGGCCTGAACCCAGATTCCTAACTCCAAGGCCAGGAACAGGCTGAGCCTGACCCTTTCAAACCCACAGGGGCATCTGAGCCTGAGGGACAGGGTGCTTTCTCCATTCATAGCTGAGGACACTGAGCTCTTCTGGGAGGTTAAGGCTTGGCCAGAGGCATAGGCAAGGACGTGACTGAGAGTCAAAGCAGTCTGGGAGACCGCCTGTGCTGGGGTCCCCAGGACAGCTCTGGGGCCTGagtcttctctgtcttctctgaggCCACCTctcaccctccctcctcccaccacagGAGGAAGCTGTCCAGACCGTCCAGAGGAACTTACATGGGTACCTCAGGGGCGTCGGCCACTGAGATGCGAAGGTAGGTTATGTCCTGCAAGTACAAAACACACGTGGGCAGTGGGCAGCCCTTGCCTGCATCCCCTGACCCCAGCCTGGGCCTCCCAAGCACCTCACGACCCTGGGCCAGTtcc
This genomic interval from Cervus canadensis isolate Bull #8, Minnesota chromosome 10, ASM1932006v1, whole genome shotgun sequence contains the following:
- the DUSP15 gene encoding dual specificity protein phosphatase 15 isoform X5, with the protein product MSHPSLCCSKKHFKECINFIHCCRLNGGNCLVHCFAGISRSTTIVTAYVMTVTGLSWRDVLEAIKATRPIANPNPGFRQQLEEFGWGSSRKLRRQLEERFGESPFRDEEEVRALLPLCKRCRQGSASAAASPAPNSTASEGTLQRLVPRSPREAHRPLPLLARVKQTFSCLPRCLSRKGSK
- the DUSP15 gene encoding dual specificity protein phosphatase 15 isoform X3; the encoded protein is MGNGMTKVLPGLYLGNFIDAKDTDQLGRNKITHIISIHESPQPLLQDITYLRISVADAPEVPIKKHFKECINFIHCCRLNGGNCLVHCFAGISRSTTIVTAYVMTVTGLSWRDVLEAIKATRPIANPNPGFRQQLEEFGWGSSRKLRRQLEERFGESPFRDEEEVRALLPLCKRCRQGSASAAASPAPNSTASEGTLQRLVPRSPREAHRPLPLLARVKQTFSCLPRCLSRKGSK
- the DUSP15 gene encoding dual specificity protein phosphatase 15 isoform X1, encoding MVLPGLYLGNFIDAKDTDQLGRNKITHIISIHESPQPLLQDITYLRISVADAPEVPIKKHFKECINFIHCCRLNGGNCLVHCFAGISRSTTIVTAYVMTVTGLSWRDVLEAIKATRPIANPNPGFRQQLEEFGWGSSRKLRRQLEERFGESPFRDEEEVRALLPLCKRCRQGSASAAASPAPNSTASEGTLQRLVPRSPREAHRPLPLLARVKQTFSCLPRCLSRKGSK
- the DUSP15 gene encoding dual specificity protein phosphatase 15 isoform X6; this translates as MTVTGLSWRDVLEAIKATRPIANPNPGFRQQLEEFGWGSSRKLRRQLEERFGESPFRDEEEVRALLPLCKRCRQGSASAAASPAPNSTASEGTLQRLVPRSPREAHRPLPLLARVKQTFSCLPRCLSRKGSK
- the DUSP15 gene encoding dual specificity protein phosphatase 15 isoform X4 → MFDAKDTDQLGRNKITHIISIHESPQPLLQDITYLRISVADAPEVPIKKHFKECINFIHCCRLNGGNCLVHCFAGISRSTTIVTAYVMTVTGLSWRDVLEAIKATRPIANPNPGFRQQLEEFGWGSSRKLRRQLEERFGESPFRDEEEVRALLPLCKRCRQGSASAAASPAPNSTASEGTLQRLVPRSPREAHRPLPLLARVKQTFSCLPRCLSRKGSK